TACGCTACTATCATACCATATTGAAACAAATGTGCAAAGACTCATTTAGTTGATTGAAAGGGATAGTAAAACTGATAGGTAGACAGTAATTATTCGTTTTGTTATAATTATCGTAGAAGCAGGATATATTAAAAAAGACCACAACGATGTTTGTCCATCGTTGCGGTACACATAATAGGCAGGTTCCCATAAGGGGATCAGCGTCACGCGATGAAATAATCCACCCGAGCCGTCAAACTCAAGGGTGGATTATTTCTTTTGTGACATCGAGTACGACAGTGCAATCACAGCTACGATTAGTGAAGCAAAACTAATCGCGATTACAAGCGTTTCAAATGTAGTCACTCAGCAGCACCCCCTTCCGTCAAGGGATTTTCCATGACCGGAGCAAGCAACAGGATGCTGACCACCCTCAAAAACCTATTCTATTTATCAAGACCTAAATTGAAAAAAGTTGATAAATTAAAGGACATAACATATTTTATATGACTAATATGTTATGTCCTTTCTTCTTAAACTAAAGCACCCGTTAGTACAATAAGAATAAAGCAATTAGTAACACATTATTTTAATGTGTTAGTTTTTCTGTCTATTAGATGTTTAGCTAAATCTGCGTTGGCTCTTCCATCTCCAGCAGTGACTTTC
This genomic window from Sporosarcina sp. FSL K6-1508 contains:
- a CDS encoding putative holin-like toxin, with translation MTTFETLVIAISFASLIVAVIALSYSMSQKK